In a genomic window of Quercus lobata isolate SW786 chromosome 4, ValleyOak3.0 Primary Assembly, whole genome shotgun sequence:
- the LOC115988170 gene encoding 40S ribosomal protein S17-3, with product MGRVRTKTVKKSSRQVIERYYSKMTLDFHTNKKILVEVAIIPSKRLRNKIAGFSTHLMKRIQKGPVRGISLKLQEEERERRMDFVPEESAIKTDLIKVDKETLDMLASLGMSDMPGLEEVELQPVIPAQVFGRGAGGPRRY from the coding sequence ATGGGTCGTGTTCGCACCAAGACTGTGAAGAAGTCTTCTCGCCAGGTCATCGAGAGGTACTACTCGAAAATGACCCTAGACTTCCACACTAACAAGAAGATCTTGGTGGAGGTTGCCATCATACCCTCAAAGAGGCTCCGTAACAAGATTGCTGGATTCTCTACCCACCTGATGAAGAGGATTCAAAAGGGTCCAGTGCGAGGCATCTCATTGAAGCTACAAGAAGAGGAGCGTGAGCGCCGTATGGACTTTGTGCCAGAAGAGTCTGCCATTAAAACCGACCTGATTAAGGTTGATAAGGAGACCCTTGACATGCTTGCTTCTCTTGGCATGTCTGATATGCCCGGACTAGAAGAAGTTGAACTACAGCCTGTTATTCCAGCCCAGGTGTTTGGTCGGGGTGCTGGTGGCCCTAGGAGGTACTGA
- the LOC115985344 gene encoding uncharacterized protein LOC115985344: protein MTWLDSLCLSAILYPDSCILRRMITDLNSSQSWLGCCGIGATPSTLAAQSSHSPRYVAWPVPTSMNSLQPRPSPQNPLDPIILQQWRPPDNNVYKVNFDAATFRTTNSAGIGVIVRDCAGEVIGALSMPIPMPQSVAAVEALACRRAVKFAAEIGLTRVVFEGDSAVVINAISSTKGDQTSYGNVIEDICVVASGFQLVEFHYVPRMCNTVADALAKKASTVTDIQVWLEVCPTDIIPLVLRHFSNVRNDP, encoded by the coding sequence ATGACGTGGCTGGACAGCCTATGTCTTTCAGCGATATTATATCCAGATTCATGCATTCTCAGGAGGATGATTACAGACTTGAACTCTTCTCAATCATGGCTTGGCTGCTGTGGAATAGGCGCAACGCCAAGCACTTTGGCCGCCCAGTCCAGCCACTCACCAAGGTATGTAGCTTGGCCGGTACCTACCTCCATGAATTCCTTGCAGCCCAGGCCGAGCCCCCAAAACCCCCTTGATCCAATAATTCTGCAGCAGTGGAGACCCCCTGATAATAATGTCTATAAGGTGAACTTTGATGCAGCCACATTTCGGACCACCAATTCAGCAGGCATTGGAGTTATCGTTCGTGATTGTGCAGGTGAGGTCATTGGTGCTCTCTCAATGCCAATACCGATGCCCCAATCAGTTGCAGCTGTGGAAGCTCTGGCATGCCGCCGAGCAGTAAAGTTTGCTGCAGAAATTGGCTTAACTCGGGTGGTATTCGAAGGCGACTCAGCTGTGGTCATCAATGCAATTTCCTCAACCAAGGGTGACCAGACCAGCTATGGAAATGTTATTGAGGACATTTGTGTTGTTGCTTCGGGTTTCCAACTGGTTGAGTTTCATTATGTTCCTAGAATGTGTAATACAGTTGCTGATGCGCTTGCAAAAAAAGCAAGCACAGTGACTGATATCCAGGTCTGGTTGGAGGTTTGTCCAACTGATATTATCCCTCTTGTGTTAAGGCACTTTTCAAATGTAAGGAATGATCCTTGA